GGCAGAGCTGGGCCGGCGCCTTCCCGATCCGACGCAAGGACGGCACCACCCGTCTGGTGGAGTTCCGCAACATGCGCCTCCTCGACGACCACGGGGACGTGTTCGCGCTCGGCCTCGCGGCCGACCAGTCCACCGTGCGCGGCCTGGAGCGGGACGTGGCGCTGTCGACCCGGGTGGTGGCGCACTCCCCCATCGGCCTCGCCGTCCTGGACACCGAGCTGCGGTACGTCTCCGTCAACCCGGCACTCGAACGGCTCAACGGCATCCCGGCCGACGACCACCTCGGCCGGACCGTCCGCGAGGTCCTCCCCCACCTCGACGCCGACGCGCTGGAGGCCGCCGCACGCGAGGTCCTCAAGACAGGCCGCCCGATCGTCGACCAGGAGACCGTCGGCCGTACCCCCGCCGACCCGGAGGAGGAGCACACCTGGTCGATCTCGCTGTACCGCCTGGAGGACGCGTCGGGCACCGTGCTGGGCGTGGCCGCCTCCGTCGTGGACGTCACCGAGCAGCACCGGGCCACCGTCGAGGCGGAGGCGGCGCGGCGGCGCCTGACCGTCATCGCGGATGCCTCCGCCCGGATCGGCACCACCCTGGAGCTGGACCGCACCGCCCGCGAGCTGGCCGATGTCGCCGTGCCTGAGCTCGCCGACATAGCCGCCGTGGATCTGCTGGAGGCGGTGGTCGACGGCAGACGCAGCAGCCTCGGCCCGAGCGAGCCGGCCGTGATCCGTGCCCTCGCCGTCAAAGCGGAGGAGGACGACTCGGCCGCGCTGGGCGCGGCGGACCCGCCGGGGCAGGTCGCCCGGTACGGCCCGGACCGCCTGGTCACCGAGTGTGTGCGCACCGGCGATCCGGTGCTGGTCGCCGAGGTCCGAAAGGCCGACCTGCCGCGCATCGCCCGTTCCCCGGAAGCGGCCGAGCTGCTGGCCGGCGCGGGCGTGCACTCGTATCTGGCCGTGCCGTTGATCGCGCGCGGTGAGGTGCTCGGCGCCCTCGATCTCAAGCGCACCCGCAATCCGCTGCCGTTCAGCGAGGACGACGTGCTGCTGGCCCGGGAGCTGGCGGCGCGGGC
This DNA window, taken from Streptomyces sp. NBC_00663, encodes the following:
- a CDS encoding SpoIIE family protein phosphatase gives rise to the protein MSAARSPVAEGDEPVRGAVRPSGLLDVLGVASVVLDSQGRIVLWSPQAEELFGYSAREALGEYAARIMVHEQYLDLVVKLFADVMATGQSWAGAFPIRRKDGTTRLVEFRNMRLLDDHGDVFALGLAADQSTVRGLERDVALSTRVVAHSPIGLAVLDTELRYVSVNPALERLNGIPADDHLGRTVREVLPHLDADALEAAAREVLKTGRPIVDQETVGRTPADPEEEHTWSISLYRLEDASGTVLGVAASVVDVTEQHRATVEAEAARRRLTVIADASARIGTTLELDRTARELADVAVPELADIAAVDLLEAVVDGRRSSLGPSEPAVIRALAVKAEEDDSAALGAADPPGQVARYGPDRLVTECVRTGDPVLVAEVRKADLPRIARSPEAAELLAGAGVHSYLAVPLIARGEVLGALDLKRTRNPLPFSEDDVLLARELAARAAVQIDNARWYQNARDTALTLQRSLLPSHPPVTGGLEVASRYQPAGATAEVGGDWFDVIPLDDSKTALVVGDVMGSGINAAATMGRLRTATNTLASLDLEPARLLEHLDRITQDLDHSIATCVYAVHDPRLRQCRIANAGHLPPVRLRAGRKPELLELPTGAPLGVGGVAFSTTTVDLDPGDRLVLYTDGLVETRQHPLDERLDALLELLDGPDRALEEVCDLLVRTLHQPDNSDDVALLIARAQTPS